The Arachis ipaensis cultivar K30076 chromosome B07, Araip1.1, whole genome shotgun sequence genome includes a window with the following:
- the LOC107607824 gene encoding protein root UVB sensitive 2, chloroplastic gives IPSQAGNVSSPADLRYREDLLLPGRLIEDAGNVRVGRALQKVIKPSRLLELRQLFPGEKFLLNHGDKCTDMVLEQDASGEDALRGWLVAAYAAQNMNASDELRVGTLQEAYEKMNGVFPVFLQELQNKGWHTDRFLDGNGSRFAF, from the coding sequence ATTCCAAGCCAGGCAGGAAATGTGTCGAGCCCTGCTGATCTAAGATATCGAGAAGACTTGCTCCTTCCTGGGCGACTCATTGAAGATGCCGGAAATGTAAGAGTTGGTAGGGCTTTGCAAAAGGTGATTAAGCCTTCAAGACTCCTTGAGTTAAGGCAACTATTCCCTGGGGAGAAGTTTCTGTTAAATCACGGAGACAAATGCACCGACATGGTACTGGAACAAGATGCAAGTGGTGAAGATGCATTGAGAGGTTGGCTAGTCGCTGCCTATGCGGCGCAAAACATGAATGCCTCTGATGAGCTTCGTGTCGGTACCCTGCAAGAAGCCTATGAGAAAATGAATGGTGTGTTCCCGGTGTTCTTACAAGAACTGCAGAACAAAGGGTGGCACACGGATCGTTTTCTGGATGGAAACGGGAGCCGCTTCGCATTTTAG
- the LOC107607825 gene encoding uncharacterized protein LOC107607825, with protein MEVIMAMESEIQNAIRSRLSHFKQHSDSLTFEGVRRLLEKDLVLQQFSLDPHKTFINNYLVKCLEEAGYDYDVPKSSAKVRGKVASIQETEEPNRECQSKDVEDICPAGGKKAKNLQRRVKFATGEKEAKDYGGKVVQREARIKKAVTKRSSFIKANSEIITMAVLCRLLEEDLQLDKFTLDPYRKFINQQVDEVLESSEVVEPSNNGKKSSVKKPDPKVTKKASCEENLDASNKESGNRDEVKPRKEGGSKAKLQASVGAKKLKRKDTDQSSRKKIKSVKSASRDDNGREDNGDNSKDQPHSSPEAQQVQPLFY; from the exons ATGGAGGTGATCATGGCTATGGAGTCCGAGATTCAGAATGCTATCCGCTCTCGCCTTTCTCATTTCAAGCAACATTCCGA TTCTTTGACTTTTGAAGGGGTTCGTAGATTGCTTGAGAAAGATTTAGTCTTGCAGCAATTTTCATTGGACCCTCATAAGACTTTTATCAACAATTATTTGGTCAAG TGCTTAGAAGAGGCTGGTTATGATTATGATGTCCCAAAGTCGTCAGCGAAGGTGCGGGGAAAAGTTGCAAGTATACAAGAAACAGAAGAACCAAACAGAGAATGTCAATCAAAAGATGTAGAGGATATTTGCCCTGCAGGTGGCAAGAAAGCAAAAAACTTGCAACGACGAGTTAAATTTGCAACTGGAGAAAAGGAAGCTAAGGACTATGGAGGAAAGGTAGTTCAAAGGGAGGCACGGATTAAGAAAGCTGTTACCAAAAGGTCTTCCTTCATCAAGGCTAATTCTGA GATTATTACAATGGCTGTTCTTTGTCGGCTATTGGAGGAAGATCTTCAACTTGATAAATTTACTCTTGATCCATATAGGAAGTTTATAAATCAACAGGTTGATGAG GTATTAGAGTCTTCTGAAGTTGTGGAACCTTCAAACAATGGCAAGAAAAGTAGTGTGAAGAAGCCTGATCCCAAAGTAACAAAAAAGGCCAGCTGCGAAGAGAATTTGGATGCTTCAAATAAGGAGAGTGGCAACAGAGATGAAGTAAAGCCTAGAAAAGAAGGTGGTTCAAAGGCCAAGCTGCAAGCTTCTGTTGGAGCTAAAAAGCTTAAAAGGAAGGATACGGATCAATCAAGTAGGAAAAAAATCAAGTCTGTTAAATCTGCTTCGAGGGATGATAATGGTAGAGAAGACAATGGAGACAACTCTAAAGATCAGCCTCATTCATCACCAGAAG CTCAACAGGTTCAACCGCTTTTCTAttga
- the LOC110264735 gene encoding uncharacterized protein LOC110264735, protein MANSSTSSTSQSHSEKKQPFHFRATFKTQDIHLVANIRKLHQHTIELSIKNLQREQSYNTQEKMAARNQPGRNQTKDLKCATHLLSDKFRNMSEQKKTIVRDLGFGGLMHIPPLRVHHQVLRELANNFKLGENRLKTGYGSFKITPRKIGHALGINATGGLFPQKVNYKKLSEDDKVIFRRFQGKTLKSLTDEMMDIGVGNEEDRLMFKRIFILYIQMAFLLPTTINKISPVHLAPIFEMDSITERNWGGHVLTFIIKGITDYKEKKKKAIDGCLFALMIIYFHLSKNKGKKRAERPRKPWIANWSKEQLVERMNAETEKILGIVKMAQTREKMKKIEEKEKKTRNQKNKKKKGKFNIVFRERNN, encoded by the exons ATGGCaaactcttccacttcttccacttctcaaagccATTCAGAGAAAAAGCAACCCTTCCATTTTCGAGCAACGTTCAAAACTCAAGATATACACCTCGTCGCTAACATTCGAAAACTCCATCAACACACCATAGAACTCTCGATCAAGAATCTCCAGAGAGAACAAAGCTATAATACTCAAG agaAAATGGCAGCAAGAAACCAACCTGGAAGAAAC CAaacaaaagaccttaagtgtgcaacaCATCTGCTAAGTGataaattcagaaacatgagtgAGCAGAAGAAAACGATTGTGAGGGATTTGGGATTCGGTGGcttgatgcacatcccaccactaagggtgcatcaccaagTGTTAAGGGAGCTGGCTAACAACTTCAAATTAGGGGAGAACAGACTGAAAACCGGATACGGTTCTTTTAAAATAACCCCAAGAAAAATAGGTCatgcgcttggcatcaacgcAACAG gaggtctatttcctcagaaagtcaattataagaaactttctgaggatgacaaagtaatttttagaagattccagggtaagaccctcaaaagtcttacagatgagatgatggatattggcgttggtaacgaagaggatcgcctaatgttcaagaggattttcatcctctatatacagatggcgttccttttgccaacgacaataaacaaaatctcgcCTGTGCACCTGGCCCCAATTTTTGAGATGGACAGCATAACGGAGCGAAACTGGGGAGGGCATGTTTTGACCTTTATCATCAAGGGCATAACCGACtataaggagaaaaagaagaaggcaattgatggctgcctttttgccctgatgataatttactttcatctttctaaaaataaaggcaagaagagggctgaaagaccgcgaaaaccctggattgccaactggagtaAGGAGCAGTTGGTCGAAAGAATGAATGCAGAAACAGAGAAAATTTTG gggattgtaaagatggcgcaaacaagagagaaaatgaaaaaaatagaggaaaaagaaaaaaaaacaagaaatcaaaaaaataaaaaaaagaaaggcaAGTTCAACATCGTCTTTAGAGAAAGAAACAACTGA